The region ATGATGAGCTTATATCAAAGATAATTAAAGTACCTGTTAGCGTAAAGAAAGATGATACGCAAAGAGAAACATGTGGCTGTGTTAAAAGTGTGGATATCGGTCAGTACAATACGTGTAGACATCATTGCTTATACTGTTATGCTAATTTTAACCATGATTTAGTGGAAAAAAATTATTTAAGACATGATCTAAAATCAGAGTTATTAGTTGGACATATTGTGGGTGACGAAAAAATTACTATTAGAGATATGAAATCCATAAAAGGTACTAATGAAAAGCAGTTAAAGTACAATTTTGATAAAGAAAACATATAGCTTTGTACTTGTTGAACAGGTAAATAAAATATTTAAAGGGTAAGAAGTATAATGGCTTAGTTGAAGTCCTGTGTAATATTTTATTTATAATAGATTAATGATAATTGATGCATTACATTAACCTACTTAAAGCTAATTGGTATAGATATCAAAGTAAATCAGCTATTTAAATTTCACAAACTTCGTAGAAACATCAAGAGTTTGCTTATTTAAATAGCGATTTACTAATTGAATCTGTATAGTTCATACCTAAAATTCCGTAGGTACGGAGGAATTTTTTTCTTGAAGTCTTGCCCCAAATTATAAAAAGACTTAGAAATTTTAATTTGTTTGAGCTTTTTTCAGCGAGTTATTAAAATTTCTTAGTCTTTTTATAATTTGGAGCTTAGACTTATGAGTTTTATTTAATGTTTCAAAATACTATTGCTTTGCAATTAGATTTTGAATTTAGCTACAAGAGCTGAAAGGGTATTCATACTTTCCTTTAAATTATCTGTTTCTTTAGTTATATTATTTGTCATTTCAGCTATGCTGTTTGTTTTGGCCGCTATATTAGTAGTACCCTCAGCTCCTTCATTTGCAGCTGAAGCAATTCCATTAAGTGATTCAGAAATGTTTTTCATAAGTCTTTCTAATTGAGTCGATGCTTCAGTAAAATCGGAAGACAAATTATAAACATGTTTAGCATCTGTATCATACTCTTTACCAGTATTTACTAAAGCAACATAATCTGTCATTACTTTATTTTCAACAAAGTTTAATAATTCACTGGAACTTGATGAAAGTTTCTTTACAGAATTTAGTATTATTTGTGTAATATTTTGTATTTCAGTTACAGTACCTTCTGAATTCTCTGCTAAATTTCGTATTTCATCAGCTACAACAGCAAAACCTTTACCAGCTTCACCGGCTCTAGCGGCTTCAATAGAAGCATTTAAGGCAAGCAGTGTTGTTTGTGATGTGATTTGAAGTATAGAATCAGATAATACTTTGATTTTTTCAACAGATTTTGATTGCTCTATGGCATCTCTTAAATCCTTGTTTGTAGATGAATAAATTTCATCTGCGCTTTTTTTAGATGACATTCCCTTTGACATTACTCTATCTGCTTTAGTACTTATTTCACGAGAAGTAGCAGCACTTTCATTTGCCTTATCAGCAATAGCTTTAATTGTATTTCCTATTTCTTCTGAGGCTGAATTTACTTCTTCTGTTGATGCTGCAGTTTCTTCCATTCCAGCAGAAAGTTCTTCTGTTGTAGCGGATACATCCTGTACATGGGCAGATAATTTTGACATACTGCTATCAGCATTATTAATCATGTTTTGAACCTTTGAGGATTCATTTATTATAGATGTTAAAAGCTCTTTTATGGATTCTTGCATTTGATTAGCAGCTTTTAACATTTGTCCTATTTCGTCATTGCTTTCCAGTAAACCGGTTTCTATATTGTTAGTAAAATCGCCTGTTCCCATTATTTTTAAATACTTTGTAGCTGCATTTAATGAAACAGTAATTGGCTTTATTATTAAATATGTAAGTACAATAGCGGCTAATATAGTTATTATAGAAATTAAAATGAGTATTTTAGATAATCTATTATTACTGGAAGTAGATAGTTTATATGTATTATCTGCACTTTTTATATGATATTTTAATAAAGCATTTGATTTTTTTCTGAATCCATCTAAAGTATTAATGTTATCCGTAATATATTTATATATATCTTCTGTTTTTGTTGAACCGTCAGATGCCATGGTTACAACCTTTTGACATGAATCAGTATAAGTTGGAATATTATTTTCAATTGCAGTAAGAGAATCCTTTTCGTTTTTATCCAGATTTAACTTTTTATAGGCATTGACATCAGTTTTTATTCCTTTAATTTTATTGTTAAGTTCGGTTGAAAAAGATTGTTGATTTTCTTTGTTTCCGTTGTTCAAGGTTATATTAAGTAAATCATATTGAGCAGTTCTTGACTGTATTCTCACATCATCCATTAAATTTATAGCCTTGAGATCGTTATTATGCATTTTTGAAAAATCATCATTAGCTCTTTTGTTGGAGCTGTAAGCTGTTAAGCCTAAAATAAGGTTAAATAATATTAAGACTATAGACAGTAGTGTTATTTTGTGCGATATTTTCGCATTTTTTAACATTAATTAATCACCTCAGTTATTGAAATTTCTAGGGCACTTTTATAAAGTATCAATAAAATAGACCCATTATGAGATTATCGACCGAAGATAGAAAGAGTTTAGCTTATTTGTTAAATATTATAGTATAAGTAAAAACTTTATGAAATTTTAATAATTTTTATAACATTAAAGTAACATTATGTATAAATTTGCAATTAATTAAAAATTAAGAATCAAGAAAGAAGAATTAAGAATGAAGGATGATTCTCCGCCGCTTTACCATGGAAAATCTACATTCATTCTTAATTCTTAATTTTTTTTGAATTTAAAATTATTGATTATTAGAAGATGAAACTCCAACGGTATCAAAAGCAGAGTTTACAGCATTTACTTCATTAGAAGAATCACCATATAGTTCTGAAGCAGCAGATACTAAAGCATCTCTTGCAGATGAAAAATCAGAGCTAGAAGTTAAGTAACTACTTAGTGCTTTATAATATATTTTGGCTGTTTCTGGGCATCCTATTGACTTTGCAACTAAGTAAGCTGCTTTGTTAGGTATACCGCTATTCGTGTGAACTCCGCCATTATCATCACTTGTAGATACATAATCATACATATTATCAGGTTGATCATAAAGGGTTGGATCAGCAAGACTTCTCAAAGCTTTACCAGTTGTATTGTTTAAATAAATACCTTTTCCTACAGCCCAATCTGTTGGATTGAATTTCCATGAGCCACCATGTTTTACATTGTATTCATCGTAGGTTTCTATTAAAACTCCAAATACATCTGAAATTGATTCATTTAGAGCACCGGATTGATCCTGATAGTCTAGATTTGCTGTATATTGTGTTACACCATGAGTTAATTCGTGACCAACTACATCGAGATCACCACTAAAGTAAGTAAACTCAGTTCCATCACCATCGCCATAAACCATCTGGCTTCCATCCCAATAAGCATTATCATAAGAATTACCATAGTGCGTTGTAGAAATTATATTCATTCCGTTATCATCGATACTGTTTCTGCCAAGTGTATTTTTATAAAAATCATAAACAACACCAGCATAATAATGTGCGCTGACATCTGATTTGTATTTTTCTAAAGTAAATGTATTTTTAGTATTAGTTACTATATTTCCGGGTTCAGTCTCCTCATTAGCAGCTGAATATGTTTCAATTTGTCCACTCATTGGTTTAGTTGAGTCTATCATTTCATATAATTTTCCTGTAAAATATAAATTAAGAGGTTTTGTAGTCCCATCAACTGCTGTACCTGTACCGCTTGCAGGACCTGAATATTCTATTTTGTCCAGTATCTTAATTACATTTCCAGAAGAAGCATCAATTAAAACATCCCAGTTTGCTATGTCGGGTTTAATGTAATGTATATTTACACGGTATACTTCAGTAGCAGTGCCGTTTTTTATTATAACTTCTTTTTCGGCTTTAGGTTCTTCTACTAAAGAAGAGTAGGCAAATTGTTTTTTGGCAGTATTAATTGCCTGAATAGGTGAGATATTCTGTCTTTTTACGGCAAATCGAGGTGTGTTATAATTTTTGTTAACAGTTCCTATTATATTTTTTATAACACCGTCTTTGTCTAAATTCAGTATGATTTCACTTCCATGTATAGGGATGCCATCTGATGTTTGAGCTATTTTTACTATTGTGTAATTTGAATCAGTAGATTTTTTTATGGACAATACTTTAAAATCTGATCCATTTACAGTTGTAAACATAGACTTATTTTTTTCCAGGTACGCAAGAATAGCTTGTTCATTAATTTCCAACTTTTCTGATAGGTTACCATGGAAAAATACGTCTTTCTTTTTGTCCTCGATAGAATTTGTGCTTTTAAGGCTTGTCCTATGATTATTAGTAATTGAAGAAAATTGCTTTACTGATGGTTTTGTGTTTGTAATTTTAGCAAAAACACTGAAACTACTGTAACTTGATAAAACAGAAGCAGCTAATAAAATTGATAAAAGTTTCTTTTTCATAAAAATACCCCCCAAATAGTATTGAATTATTAAATTAATAATAATTATGATGTAATCTTACTATATTAACATTAAATGGTCAATACGTATAACAATAGCAAAAACACCATAATATGTAATTATACTTACATGTGATCGATTGCAACTAAAAGAAAGGTAAACTTTTTACAATATAAGTATGTAAATTATATTTTTAACTATTATTAGTAGATGATGAAATGTAATTATTAGTAATTTGAAATTAAATCTGTAGTAAAATATAAACAATTATACTATAATTAATATAAATTATACATTACATGTTAAAGCATAAAGTAAGATGTAAATAAATTTACAAATATAGGGGGTAATCATGAGTATATTTTCAAAACAAAAAATAAGTATTGTACTGTGTATAATTTTAGTTGTAGTTTTATCGGGGTGTAGTCATAATGATGGTGGGATTAGTGCAACGAAAGTTATAAAATGTCCAGAAGAGCGTATAGTAACAGATAATATGTGGCTTCAAGATATAGACTATTTACATAATAAATTACCTAAAGTTCATGCAAATTTATACCATGATATGGATAAGGAAACCTTTGATAGAGAAATATCTGATTTGAAAAAGGATGTTCCAAAGCTTAACAAATATCAAATTGAATGTAGAATAGCTAAGATAATGGCTATGGTTAAAGATTCACATACTCAGTTAAGTTTTGTAACTAATAAAGGTGAAAGTAAATATCCAATTGTATTAAATTGGTTTGGCAATGACTTAAGGGTTATTGCTACAGATAGACAGCATAAAAATATTTTAGGGAAAAAGGTTACTGCTATAAATGATGAATCAATAAATGATGTAATTAAAAAAGTTAATACACTTGTATCGCATGAGAATGATCAGTGGTTAAAAGTTATTAGTGCACAATATGTTACCATACCTGAAGTTTTAAGTGGATTAAAGATTACTTCAAGAGATGAAGTTCAATTTTCATTAAAGGGTGATGACAATAAAATTATCAAAGTTAAGCTTGAACCTCATGATATAACAAGAAATAATATTGTACAGGTTAAGGATAGTATGAATGTTAAACCACTACGTTTACAGTATGATCCACATAATTTAAAAGAAAGTTTATATTGGTACAAGTATATTCCTAAGGATAAGATACTATATTTTCAATATAATAGCTGTGAGGATCGTTCAACAGCTGAAAATGAGGGAATTAAAAATTATAAAGATTATCCTGACTTTAATAAATTTTCTGAAGAGCTTTTAAAAGCAATCAATGGTAATGATGTTAATAAATTTGTTGTGGATTTGAGAAATAATGGAGGAGGGGATTCTTCACTTATGAGCAGTCTTGTGCCTAAGTTACAAAAGATTCAAAAGCTCCAGGGTAAAAATAAGATTTTTGTATTGATAGGAAATAGAACTTTTTCATCGGCAGTTTTAGCAGCAGATGACTTTAAAAATAGTACATCAGCAGTTTTTGTAGGAGAGCCTACTGGCGGAAATGCGAATGGATATGGAGATGTAGGAACTTTAGTGCTTCCAAATTCTAAGTTAAAAGTATCATATTCAGATAAGTATTTTGATAGATGTCCAGGAATTCAAGGCAGTTTCATGCCCGATGTGAATGTAGAAGAATCATATGAGCATTATAAAAAAGGAATTGATGATGTTTATGAAAGTGTGAAGTAACAGTATTTTAAAACATTAAATATAACTCATAAGACTAAGCTCCAAATAATGAAAATACTAAGAAATTTTAATAACTCGCTGAAAAGAAGCTCAGACAAATTAAAATTTCTAAGTCTTTTCATTATTTGGAGCTTAGTCTTATTGAGTTATATTTAAATTGTTTCCAAAATACTGTTACTTCATATAGGAGGTAAAGGCAAGGAAGATTTTCTTCCGCTCTGCTGCGGAAAATCTAGGCTGAAAATTTATTCGTGGCTAAATGTTTAATAACTCGCTGAAAAAAGCTCAAACAAATTAAAATTTCTAAGTCTTTTCATTATTTGGAGCAAAGTCTTATTGAGTTATATTTAAATCGTTTCTAAAATACTGTTACTTCATATAGGAGGTAAAGGCAAGGAAGATTTTCTTCCGCTCCGCTGCGGAAAATCTGGGCTAAAAGTTTGTGCGTGGCTAAATGTTTAATAACTCGCTGAAAAAAGCTCAGACAAATTAAAATTTCTAAGTCTTTTCATTATTTGGAGCAAGTCTTATTGAGCTTTATTTAAACAGTTTCCAAAATACTGTTACTTCGCATAGAAGGTAAGGGCAAGGAAGATTTTCTTCCGCTCCGCTGCGGAAAATCTGGGCTAAAAGCTTATGTGTGGCTAGATGTTTAATAACTCGCTGAAAAAAGCTCAGACAAATTGAAATATCTAAGTCTTTTTATTATTTAGGGCAAAGTCTTATTGAGTTTTATTTAAATCGTTCTCAAAATTATCATACACGAGGCTTGGGCAATTTGGGAAATGCTTATATGGAGTTGTTGGTGATAATGTAAAAAGTGCCTATTTATAGTTAAGAAGGATAATGGGTCTTTAACCCAAACCCCGTATATGATAATTATCCTTCTTTACCAAATATAATATATCTTTGTATTTATAATAATATATTAAATATTATCGGTAACCTAATATGACCCAAACCCAAGTTAGGATAAGATTCGTAAAATTCCGTAGGAACGGAGGAATTTTTTCATTGTTTTACTCCAAAAGTGAATTAACATTGATTTGTAACAATTTAAAAAAACTCTAATGAATGTTATCATACACGAGGTTTGGGCTTTGCCCATTATCCTTCTTTACTTAATATGGGCACTCTCTATATTATAAAAGATCTAGATAAGCCTTTAAATTATTAGGCGTAAATATTAAGATAGCCTGTATTTTATAAAGAATGATAATGGGTATATGACCCAAGCCCCAGTTACGATAAGATTTATAGAGCTTTTTTAATGTTACTTCATCAATGTTAGTCTCTTATATTGCTTATTTTAGCAATTACATTTCCTGAGTTAGCACCTATTAATACATCCCAATTTCCCCATTTTGGTTTATGATAAACTATATTTACATCATAAACTAAAATGGCAGCTCCCTTTTGAATTATAAATTGTTTTTGTACTGTAGGCTTTTGATATAAGTAGGAGTAAGTAAATTGATTTTTAGCAGTAGTAATTGCTTCATTCATGGAAACAGGTGGATTTTTTACATCATAGTCTGGTTTAATGTAATTATGATTAATAGAGCCTACAATCACATTTACAATACCATTCTCGTCTATGTGTAATATAATTTGCGTTCCGCGAAGAGGAATATAATTTATTGCTTGAGATAATCTTACTATAGTACGGTTTGGAAAATCAGGATCTTTTTTTATAGAGATAATTTTAAAATTATTTATTCCAGATACATTCATAAATGATGTTTTCTTTTCTTCCATATAGTTTAATATAGATTGTTCATTAATTTCTAATTTGTCTGATAAGGTTCCCTTCAGAAATATATTTTTCTTTTTATCCTCATAAGAATTTGATAAATATGCGTTTTTATTTGATTGTGTTTTTGACGAAATTATGTTTTTAGATGATGCATTATTAAAACAGCAGCATCCGCAAAAGATAGTAGCTAATGCAAGTAATAACTTTTTTTTCATAGCAAATCTCCTTTGTATTTTGCTCAATTATAGGTCTATTTCATTTTAAAGTCAAAGTGCCATATAATGTTATTTCACGTTTTTTCAAAAGTTATTGATATTTGATTATCCTATAACATAGATTATTGATTGACAAAAAAATATATTACGATATATAATTTAATAAATTAATAAAATATACAGCATAAAAATATAACTTAGTTAATAATAGCCAAATAATATTTTAAAACAATCAACGCAACAAGGACGTTATTAAAAAAATATTTTTGTCAAAGGAGGGAACCTTATGCATGAATTATATTCAATTGGGGACACTGCAAAACTTATGGGGATTTCTGTTCAAACATTAAGAAATTACTCAAACTTGAAACTATTAAACCCACAATATGTAGATCCTGATACGGGTTATCGTTATTATTCATTTAAACAATTTCATTATATAGATAGAATTAAATATTTAAGAGATCTTGGACTTTCATTATCAGAAATAGAAGATATTCTCGATGATGGTAAAGCAGATAAAATGTTATCATACCTTGAAATGCAGGAAAAAAAAATTCTTAATCAAATAAAGAAAATGCATGAAACATATGATGAAATAAAATGGTATATGGACTATTTTAAGCATCTTAATAAGTATGATTTTAATAATATTCCTTATGTATTACAACTTGATAAAAGATATATTATGTATGTTAATTATTTAAAGAATGATACAGTTGAAAGTGTGGAAACTAGACTTGCAGAACTCAAAAATAAAACAGATTTAAAATATAGAAGACAATATGGTTATATAGCTGGATTTGATAATTTAATAAAAAAGAAATTTGTACCAGAAAAGTATTTTATATATCTTAAAGAAAAACCAGATTATGATGCTGAGTGGCTTATGGAAATACCGGCTGGTGAATATTTATGCTTTAGAGGTAGAATTTGTACAGATGAATGGGATCCATCTATTGTGGAAGCATATTTTAAGAAACAAAAAACGCCAGTATATGTTATTGCCAATGAATATGAAGATAATTTATCGGAGTATCATTATTGTCCATACGAAGTTCAAACATTGATATCCTTAAGTAAAAATTAAAATAAAAGTGTTGACTCTATAATAAATACAGACTATATAATCAAACTAATTTAAAATCACAATATTTAGTTTGATTAAGGACAATTGAAAGCTTTTAGTAAGTGCGGTCAATTGCTTGAAATATTTATTATTATGGAGGTTTAAATATGGAAAAGAAAAATATGAAATTTAGTGAAGCAACAGAACTTTTATATGAAGGTGATAAAGTTGAGGGGTATTCATATATGCCTGAATCAGTTCCGATTTTTTTAACTACGGCTTTTACTATGGGAGATTTACAGAATGTTCAGGAAACTTACGATAGAAAAGGATATACATATATTCGCACACGTAATCCAAACCGTAAATCTTTAGCAGATGCTATTTCTTATCTGGAAAAAGGGAAATACACTTTGATTTTTTCTTCAGGAATGGGAGCTATTACGACAACTTATTTTTCTGTGTTAAAACCAGGGGATCATTTTCTTGCAAATACTAATATTTATGGCGAAACTTTTGATGTAATTACTATACTTCTTAAAAATTATGGAATCACTATTGAGTTTGTGGATTTTACTGACTTAAAGGCAGTAAAATCAGCAATAAAGCCTAATACAAAAATGCTTTATACAGAAGTTGCAAGTAATCCAACTGATAGACTTGCAGATATAGAAGAGCTCGCTAAAATTGCACATTCATCTGATGCAATGCTTATGGTTGATAATACATTTACAACACCTATTGCAGTTAAGCCTATAACTTTAGGTGCAGATATAGTAATTAACAGTTTGACTAAGTTTATGAATGGACATAGTGATGCATTAGCAGGTTCAATTACAGTTAATAGTGAGGAAATTTTTAACAAGATACATACAATTAGAATGTTAGTTGGTACTTCTGCATGTCCGTTTAGCTCATGGATGGTTTATAGGGGAATTCATACATTAGATTTACGTGTTAAGAAGCAAATGAAGAATGCAGCTCTTCTTGCAAAAGCATTAGAGGCTCATCCTACTGTTTTACGTGTAAATCATCCATCCTTAAAGAGTAATCCACAGTATGAGCTTTCTAAAAAGTTATTTAAAAATGATGAAAGCTCCACGGGCATGCTGAGTTTCGAAATGCCTGATGATAGAGAAAAAATCAATGAATTTATGAATAGACTTAGGTTAGCACATTATGCACCAACTCTTGGTGGTATAAGAACTACTTTGTCTCATCCGCTGCATTCATCTCATTATCATATACCTAAAGAAGAACTTAAAGAAATGGGTATTTCCTATGGATTAATGAGGGTATCTGTTGGAATTGAAGATTCAGAAGATTTAATTGCGGATTTTGTTCAAGCACTAGATGCGTTTAAGTAATATTTATTAAATTGTTAGGAGGCTTTATATTATATGAAGTTATCTGAAATTATTGAAACAATTATAAAGGATGAAGTTAAAAATTCCAAGGATAGTTTTCGTTTTAGAGAGCCTATAGTGGGTTTTGCCGATGCTAATGATCCTTTATATGATAAATTAGATGAAATTATAGGAACAAAACAAACACAT is a window of Clostridium pasteurianum DNA encoding:
- a CDS encoding methyl-accepting chemotaxis protein, whose translation is MLKNAKISHKITLLSIVLILFNLILGLTAYSSNKRANDDFSKMHNNDLKAINLMDDVRIQSRTAQYDLLNITLNNGNKENQQSFSTELNNKIKGIKTDVNAYKKLNLDKNEKDSLTAIENNIPTYTDSCQKVVTMASDGSTKTEDIYKYITDNINTLDGFRKKSNALLKYHIKSADNTYKLSTSSNNRLSKILILISIITILAAIVLTYLIIKPITVSLNAATKYLKIMGTGDFTNNIETGLLESNDEIGQMLKAANQMQESIKELLTSIINESSKVQNMINNADSSMSKLSAHVQDVSATTEELSAGMEETAASTEEVNSASEEIGNTIKAIADKANESAATSREISTKADRVMSKGMSSKKSADEIYSSTNKDLRDAIEQSKSVEKIKVLSDSILQITSQTTLLALNASIEAARAGEAGKGFAVVADEIRNLAENSEGTVTEIQNITQIILNSVKKLSSSSSELLNFVENKVMTDYVALVNTGKEYDTDAKHVYNLSSDFTEASTQLERLMKNISESLNGIASAANEGAEGTTNIAAKTNSIAEMTNNITKETDNLKESMNTLSALVAKFKI
- a CDS encoding M4 family metallopeptidase, translated to MKKKLLSILLAASVLSSYSSFSVFAKITNTKPSVKQFSSITNNHRTSLKSTNSIEDKKKDVFFHGNLSEKLEINEQAILAYLEKNKSMFTTVNGSDFKVLSIKKSTDSNYTIVKIAQTSDGIPIHGSEIILNLDKDGVIKNIIGTVNKNYNTPRFAVKRQNISPIQAINTAKKQFAYSSLVEEPKAEKEVIIKNGTATEVYRVNIHYIKPDIANWDVLIDASSGNVIKILDKIEYSGPASGTGTAVDGTTKPLNLYFTGKLYEMIDSTKPMSGQIETYSAANEETEPGNIVTNTKNTFTLEKYKSDVSAHYYAGVVYDFYKNTLGRNSIDDNGMNIISTTHYGNSYDNAYWDGSQMVYGDGDGTEFTYFSGDLDVVGHELTHGVTQYTANLDYQDQSGALNESISDVFGVLIETYDEYNVKHGGSWKFNPTDWAVGKGIYLNNTTGKALRSLADPTLYDQPDNMYDYVSTSDDNGGVHTNSGIPNKAAYLVAKSIGCPETAKIYYKALSSYLTSSSDFSSARDALVSAASELYGDSSNEVNAVNSAFDTVGVSSSNNQ
- a CDS encoding S41 family peptidase, with translation MSIFSKQKISIVLCIILVVVLSGCSHNDGGISATKVIKCPEERIVTDNMWLQDIDYLHNKLPKVHANLYHDMDKETFDREISDLKKDVPKLNKYQIECRIAKIMAMVKDSHTQLSFVTNKGESKYPIVLNWFGNDLRVIATDRQHKNILGKKVTAINDESINDVIKKVNTLVSHENDQWLKVISAQYVTIPEVLSGLKITSRDEVQFSLKGDDNKIIKVKLEPHDITRNNIVQVKDSMNVKPLRLQYDPHNLKESLYWYKYIPKDKILYFQYNSCEDRSTAENEGIKNYKDYPDFNKFSEELLKAINGNDVNKFVVDLRNNGGGDSSLMSSLVPKLQKIQKLQGKNKIFVLIGNRTFSSAVLAADDFKNSTSAVFVGEPTGGNANGYGDVGTLVLPNSKLKVSYSDKYFDRCPGIQGSFMPDVNVEESYEHYKKGIDDVYESVK
- a CDS encoding PepSY domain-containing protein, which produces MKKKLLLALATIFCGCCCFNNASSKNIISSKTQSNKNAYLSNSYEDKKKNIFLKGTLSDKLEINEQSILNYMEEKKTSFMNVSGINNFKIISIKKDPDFPNRTIVRLSQAINYIPLRGTQIILHIDENGIVNVIVGSINHNYIKPDYDVKNPPVSMNEAITTAKNQFTYSYLYQKPTVQKQFIIQKGAAILVYDVNIVYHKPKWGNWDVLIGANSGNVIAKISNIRD
- a CDS encoding MerR family transcriptional regulator — its product is MHELYSIGDTAKLMGISVQTLRNYSNLKLLNPQYVDPDTGYRYYSFKQFHYIDRIKYLRDLGLSLSEIEDILDDGKADKMLSYLEMQEKKILNQIKKMHETYDEIKWYMDYFKHLNKYDFNNIPYVLQLDKRYIMYVNYLKNDTVESVETRLAELKNKTDLKYRRQYGYIAGFDNLIKKKFVPEKYFIYLKEKPDYDAEWLMEIPAGEYLCFRGRICTDEWDPSIVEAYFKKQKTPVYVIANEYEDNLSEYHYCPYEVQTLISLSKN
- a CDS encoding trans-sulfuration enzyme family protein, with the translated sequence MEKKNMKFSEATELLYEGDKVEGYSYMPESVPIFLTTAFTMGDLQNVQETYDRKGYTYIRTRNPNRKSLADAISYLEKGKYTLIFSSGMGAITTTYFSVLKPGDHFLANTNIYGETFDVITILLKNYGITIEFVDFTDLKAVKSAIKPNTKMLYTEVASNPTDRLADIEELAKIAHSSDAMLMVDNTFTTPIAVKPITLGADIVINSLTKFMNGHSDALAGSITVNSEEIFNKIHTIRMLVGTSACPFSSWMVYRGIHTLDLRVKKQMKNAALLAKALEAHPTVLRVNHPSLKSNPQYELSKKLFKNDESSTGMLSFEMPDDREKINEFMNRLRLAHYAPTLGGIRTTLSHPLHSSHYHIPKEELKEMGISYGLMRVSVGIEDSEDLIADFVQALDAFK